From one Ctenopharyngodon idella isolate HZGC_01 chromosome 15, HZGC01, whole genome shotgun sequence genomic stretch:
- the LOC127495717 gene encoding gastrula zinc finger protein XlCGF57.1-like isoform X1, with amino-acid sequence MEFIKEEIEDMSISEPSGIKQEDTEEQIDQMEVMEQKHKLKEVKEEKHDFKTQETKAKKLHTCSQCGKRFQNKTNLNVHIRIHTGEKPFTCTQCGKSFRQKGDLNIHTRVHTGEKPFTCSQCGKSFIKKGDLNKHTRVHTGEKPYACAQCEKSFIKKGDLNIHTRVHTGEKPYTCTQCGKSYRQKGDLNRHKRVHTGEKPFTCTPCGKSFSQATGLNYHLLCHSGEKPFNCDRCGKKFISSSQLKQHLKVHSDERPYVCSFCGESFSRLDHFKQHQKAHNKVRDHVCLECGKSFTTSSNLKLHQRIHTGEKPHKCSYCDKSFTDPGSLKSHERVHTGEKPYHCTQCEKSFKDAASLRHHLLCHSGEKTFNCDQCGKDFISSSSLKQHLKVHSDERPYVCSFCGKSFSRLDICKQHQKTHNEVKDHMCLDCGKSFNRAACLKEHQRIHTGEKPYKCSYCDKSFARSGQLKVHERLHTGERPFKCSYCDKSFTQYGHLKSHERVHTGKKPYCTQERVSPDQKLIHSKKINKQMFSSDLVLSSN; translated from the coding sequence accAGATGGAGGTGATGgagcaaaaacacaaactgaaaGAAGTTAAAGAGGAGAAACATGACTTCAAAACTCAAGAAACAAAAGCCAAAAAGCTGCACACCTGctcacagtgtggaaagagattccaaaataaaacaaaccttAATGTACAcataagaattcacactggagaaaaaccgtttacatgcactcagtgtggaaagagtttcagacaaAAAGGAGACCTTAATATACACacgagagttcacactggagagaaaccgtttACATGcagtcagtgtggaaagagtttcataaaaaaaggaGACCTTAACAAACACAcaagagttcacactggagaaaaaccgtaTGCATGcgctcagtgtgaaaagagtttcataaaaaaaggaGATCTTAACATACACacgagagttcacactggagagaaaccgtatacatgcactcagtgtggaaagagttacaGACAAAAAGGAGACCTTAACAGACACaagagagttcacactggagagaaaccgtttACATGCACTccgtgtggaaagagtttttctcaAGCAACAGGTCTCAATTATCATCTGCTCTGTCACTCTGGAGAAAAGCCATTTAACTGTGATCGGTGTGGTAAAAAGTTTATTTCTTCATCACAACTAAAACAAcacctgaaagttcattcagatgagaggccttatgtgtgttctttCTGTGGAGAGAGTTTTTCAAGACTGGATCATTTTAAACAGCACCAGAAAGCACACAATAAAGtgagagatcatgtgtgtttggagtgtgggaagagctttactacaTCTAGTAATTTGAAACTgcaccaaagaattcatactggagagaaacctcacaagtgctcatattgtgacaagagtttcactGACCCAGGATCTCTGAAGTCACATGagcgagttcatactggagagaagccgtaccactgtactcagtgtgagaagagtttcAAAGATGCAGCAAGTTTAAGACATCATCTGCTCtgtcactctggagaaaaaacatttaactgtgatcagtgtggtaaagattttatttcGTCATCAAGTCTAAAACAAcacctgaaagttcattcagatgagaggccttatgtgtgttctttttgtggaaagagtttttcaaggCTGGATATATGTAAACAgcaccagaaaacacataatGAAGTGAAAGATCATATGTGTTTggactgtgggaagagctttaatAGGGCTGCCTGTCTGAAAGAgcaccaaagaattcatactggagaaaaaccttacaagtgctcatacTGTGACAAGAGTTTTGCTCGTTCTGGACAATTGAAAGTACATGAGCgacttcatactggagaaagacCTTtcaagtgctcatattgtgacaagagtttcactcaGTACGGACacctgaaatcacatgagcgaGTTCATACTGGAAAGAAACCGTACTGTACTCAGGAGAGAGTTTCACCTGATCAAAAACTGATTCAtagtaaaaaaattaacaaacaaatgTTCTCTTCAGATCTAGTGCTTTCAAGTAACTAA
- the LOC127495717 gene encoding gastrula zinc finger protein XlCGF57.1-like isoform X2 encodes MEDIQQILFLLLGMWLFVTRRNDQMEVMEQKHKLKEVKEEKHDFKTQETKAKKLHTCSQCGKRFQNKTNLNVHIRIHTGEKPFTCTQCGKSFRQKGDLNIHTRVHTGEKPFTCSQCGKSFIKKGDLNKHTRVHTGEKPYACAQCEKSFIKKGDLNIHTRVHTGEKPYTCTQCGKSYRQKGDLNRHKRVHTGEKPFTCTPCGKSFSQATGLNYHLLCHSGEKPFNCDRCGKKFISSSQLKQHLKVHSDERPYVCSFCGESFSRLDHFKQHQKAHNKVRDHVCLECGKSFTTSSNLKLHQRIHTGEKPHKCSYCDKSFTDPGSLKSHERVHTGEKPYHCTQCEKSFKDAASLRHHLLCHSGEKTFNCDQCGKDFISSSSLKQHLKVHSDERPYVCSFCGKSFSRLDICKQHQKTHNEVKDHMCLDCGKSFNRAACLKEHQRIHTGEKPYKCSYCDKSFARSGQLKVHERLHTGERPFKCSYCDKSFTQYGHLKSHERVHTGKKPYCTQERVSPDQKLIHSKKINKQMFSSDLVLSSN; translated from the coding sequence accAGATGGAGGTGATGgagcaaaaacacaaactgaaaGAAGTTAAAGAGGAGAAACATGACTTCAAAACTCAAGAAACAAAAGCCAAAAAGCTGCACACCTGctcacagtgtggaaagagattccaaaataaaacaaaccttAATGTACAcataagaattcacactggagaaaaaccgtttacatgcactcagtgtggaaagagtttcagacaaAAAGGAGACCTTAATATACACacgagagttcacactggagagaaaccgtttACATGcagtcagtgtggaaagagtttcataaaaaaaggaGACCTTAACAAACACAcaagagttcacactggagaaaaaccgtaTGCATGcgctcagtgtgaaaagagtttcataaaaaaaggaGATCTTAACATACACacgagagttcacactggagagaaaccgtatacatgcactcagtgtggaaagagttacaGACAAAAAGGAGACCTTAACAGACACaagagagttcacactggagagaaaccgtttACATGCACTccgtgtggaaagagtttttctcaAGCAACAGGTCTCAATTATCATCTGCTCTGTCACTCTGGAGAAAAGCCATTTAACTGTGATCGGTGTGGTAAAAAGTTTATTTCTTCATCACAACTAAAACAAcacctgaaagttcattcagatgagaggccttatgtgtgttctttCTGTGGAGAGAGTTTTTCAAGACTGGATCATTTTAAACAGCACCAGAAAGCACACAATAAAGtgagagatcatgtgtgtttggagtgtgggaagagctttactacaTCTAGTAATTTGAAACTgcaccaaagaattcatactggagagaaacctcacaagtgctcatattgtgacaagagtttcactGACCCAGGATCTCTGAAGTCACATGagcgagttcatactggagagaagccgtaccactgtactcagtgtgagaagagtttcAAAGATGCAGCAAGTTTAAGACATCATCTGCTCtgtcactctggagaaaaaacatttaactgtgatcagtgtggtaaagattttatttcGTCATCAAGTCTAAAACAAcacctgaaagttcattcagatgagaggccttatgtgtgttctttttgtggaaagagtttttcaaggCTGGATATATGTAAACAgcaccagaaaacacataatGAAGTGAAAGATCATATGTGTTTggactgtgggaagagctttaatAGGGCTGCCTGTCTGAAAGAgcaccaaagaattcatactggagaaaaaccttacaagtgctcatacTGTGACAAGAGTTTTGCTCGTTCTGGACAATTGAAAGTACATGAGCgacttcatactggagaaagacCTTtcaagtgctcatattgtgacaagagtttcactcaGTACGGACacctgaaatcacatgagcgaGTTCATACTGGAAAGAAACCGTACTGTACTCAGGAGAGAGTTTCACCTGATCAAAAACTGATTCAtagtaaaaaaattaacaaacaaatgTTCTCTTCAGATCTAGTGCTTTCAAGTAACTAA